A window of Sphingobacterium sp. lm-10 contains these coding sequences:
- the dxs gene encoding 1-deoxy-D-xylulose-5-phosphate synthase yields MSIEIGSKLKDIIFPSDLRKLEEADLQEVCSDLRQYIIDIVSENGGHFAASLGVVELTVALHYVLNTPYDQIVFDVGHQAYGHKILTGRRENFHTNRVIGGLSGFPKRSESEYDAFGVGHSSTSISAALGMAVASAYKGEHDRQHVAVIGDGALTGGMAFEALNHAGIEKSNILVILNDNCMSIDPNVGALKDYLTNITTSKSYNRFRDDLVSVLAKISKNGPNAYGWAKKLQQTIKGTLWENANLFESLNFRYFGPVDGHDVNQLAKTIEDLKHIPGPKLLHAITVKGKGYALAEKDQTKWHAPGLFDKITGEIKKTVFEKPQAPKYQDVFGHTLVELAESNKAIMGITPAMPSGSSLNIMMKAMPDRAFDVGIAEQHAVTFSAGLATQGLVPFCNIYSSFMQRAYDQVIHDVALQKLNVVFCLDRAGLVGADGPTHHGAYDIAFMRSVPNMIVAAPMNEEELRNMMFTAQLPDKGPFSIRYPRGSGVMPDWRKPFRELAIGKGHKISDGEEVAVLSFGHIGNEVVKAFKQVSEEGIHPAHYDMRFAKPLDEELLHQIFAKFKKIITVEDGCVVGGFGSAILEFMADHSYQAQVVRLGIPDEIVEHGDQEELWQICRYDASAIAAVINKLMTGRKTQTLVG; encoded by the coding sequence ATGAGCATAGAGATTGGTTCTAAACTAAAGGATATTATATTTCCATCCGATTTACGAAAATTAGAAGAGGCTGACTTACAGGAGGTTTGTTCTGATTTACGGCAATATATTATCGATATAGTTTCTGAAAATGGCGGACATTTTGCAGCGAGTTTAGGAGTTGTGGAATTAACAGTAGCCTTGCACTACGTCCTTAATACACCCTATGACCAAATTGTATTTGACGTTGGACACCAGGCTTACGGACATAAAATACTGACAGGAAGAAGAGAAAATTTTCATACGAACCGCGTGATAGGTGGTCTTTCGGGATTTCCGAAAAGATCAGAGAGTGAATACGATGCTTTTGGAGTAGGACATTCTTCCACTTCTATATCCGCCGCATTGGGGATGGCAGTAGCTTCTGCTTATAAAGGAGAGCACGATCGTCAGCACGTAGCAGTCATTGGTGATGGAGCTCTCACTGGTGGGATGGCTTTCGAAGCACTTAATCATGCCGGTATTGAGAAATCCAATATTTTGGTGATCTTAAATGATAATTGCATGTCTATCGACCCTAATGTGGGTGCACTGAAGGACTACCTTACCAACATTACCACATCTAAAAGCTACAATCGATTTAGAGACGATTTGGTAAGTGTGCTAGCCAAGATTTCTAAAAATGGTCCTAATGCGTATGGTTGGGCTAAGAAATTGCAACAAACGATTAAAGGAACGCTTTGGGAGAATGCTAATTTATTTGAATCTCTTAATTTTAGATACTTTGGACCAGTAGACGGGCATGATGTGAATCAGTTGGCCAAAACCATTGAAGATCTAAAACACATCCCTGGACCAAAACTATTACATGCCATTACCGTAAAAGGTAAAGGATATGCTTTGGCAGAAAAAGATCAAACCAAATGGCATGCGCCAGGTTTGTTCGACAAAATAACAGGAGAAATTAAAAAAACTGTTTTCGAAAAGCCACAAGCTCCGAAATATCAAGATGTATTCGGACATACGCTAGTGGAGCTAGCAGAGTCAAACAAAGCCATTATGGGAATCACTCCGGCGATGCCAAGTGGTTCATCCTTAAATATCATGATGAAGGCCATGCCAGATCGTGCATTTGATGTAGGCATTGCCGAGCAACATGCCGTCACGTTTAGTGCTGGTTTGGCTACACAGGGTTTAGTACCATTCTGTAATATATATTCTTCGTTTATGCAACGCGCCTACGATCAAGTCATACACGACGTAGCGTTACAGAAGCTCAATGTAGTATTTTGCTTGGATCGAGCAGGCTTGGTAGGAGCAGATGGTCCTACACACCACGGCGCCTACGATATTGCGTTTATGCGCAGTGTACCAAATATGATCGTGGCTGCTCCGATGAATGAAGAAGAGCTCCGCAACATGATGTTTACTGCACAATTGCCAGATAAAGGTCCATTTAGTATTCGATATCCACGTGGTTCTGGAGTAATGCCTGATTGGCGCAAGCCATTCCGCGAATTGGCGATCGGAAAAGGACACAAGATCAGTGATGGAGAAGAAGTCGCTGTGCTAAGCTTTGGACATATAGGTAATGAGGTAGTTAAAGCATTTAAGCAGGTAAGCGAAGAAGGCATCCACCCGGCACATTACGATATGCGTTTCGCCAAACCTTTAGACGAAGAGTTATTACATCAGATCTTCGCTAAGTTCAAAAAGATAATCACGGTGGAAGATGGTTGTGTAGTCGGGGGCTTCGGATCCGCTATCTTAGAATTTATGGCAGATCACAGTTATCAAGCACAAGTGGTACGATTGGGTATTCCAGATGAAATTGTGGAACATGGTGATCAAGAGGAACTTTGGCAAATCTGCCGCTACGATGCGTCTGCTATTGCAGCCGTAATAAATAAACTTATGACCGGCCGCAAAACCCAAACTTTGGTCGGATAA
- the dnaA gene encoding chromosomal replication initiator protein DnaA — protein sequence MEKTCTSVWNSCLQVIKDNIPAQSFKTWFEPVKAIRLEENVLTIQVPSLFFYEWLEEHYVGILRKTVKKFLGEQGRLEYNIVVEKSSTSIPFTTNIPSNGNGAEGKNQSIPVPVALNKNIKNPFVIPGLKKLQVDPQLNQNYTFDNFIEGECNRLARSAGFAVANKPGGTSFNPLMVYGDVGLGKTHLVQAIGNEIKKNLPDKLVIYVSCEKFCQQFVDSLKNNTINDFVNFYQAMDVIVMDDVHNFAGKEKTQDIFFHIFNHLHQSGKQIILTSDKPPKDLSGLEERLLSRFKWGLSADIQIPDLETRMAILKKKMYSDGIELPENVVEFVAHQIDNSVRELEGAMVSLLAQSTLNKKEIDLNLAKSMLKNFVKNTSKEISMDYIQKLVCEYFEVPVEMVKSKVRKREIVQARQISMYLAKNHTKSSLKSIGNFFGGRDHSTVIYACQTVEDLIETDKKFKTYVQDIQKKLKAS from the coding sequence ATGGAAAAAACGTGTACAAGTGTGTGGAATAGCTGTCTTCAAGTCATAAAAGACAATATTCCTGCGCAAAGTTTCAAAACATGGTTTGAGCCTGTGAAGGCCATACGTCTTGAAGAAAACGTTTTGACTATTCAGGTGCCTAGTTTGTTTTTCTACGAATGGTTAGAAGAGCATTATGTAGGTATCCTTCGCAAAACAGTAAAGAAGTTTTTAGGAGAGCAGGGTAGACTGGAATATAACATTGTGGTAGAAAAATCTTCTACTAGCATTCCTTTTACAACAAATATACCCTCCAATGGAAATGGGGCCGAAGGGAAGAATCAATCGATCCCGGTACCCGTTGCGCTCAATAAAAATATCAAGAATCCTTTTGTGATTCCAGGATTGAAAAAGCTGCAGGTAGATCCTCAGTTGAATCAAAATTACACCTTTGATAATTTTATCGAAGGTGAGTGTAATCGCTTGGCACGTTCAGCAGGTTTTGCGGTGGCCAACAAACCAGGAGGCACCTCCTTCAATCCTTTAATGGTGTACGGAGATGTTGGTTTGGGTAAAACACATTTAGTACAAGCCATCGGAAACGAGATTAAGAAAAACCTGCCCGATAAGCTGGTAATCTACGTGTCTTGTGAAAAATTTTGTCAACAATTTGTAGATTCCTTAAAGAATAATACGATCAATGACTTCGTAAACTTCTATCAGGCGATGGATGTGATCGTTATGGACGACGTACATAACTTTGCCGGGAAAGAAAAAACACAGGATATTTTCTTCCATATTTTCAATCACCTACACCAGTCGGGCAAACAAATTATTCTAACGTCTGATAAACCGCCAAAAGATTTGTCGGGTTTAGAAGAGCGTTTGTTAAGCCGTTTCAAATGGGGTCTTTCCGCCGATATTCAGATTCCAGATTTGGAAACCAGAATGGCAATCCTAAAGAAAAAAATGTATTCTGACGGTATTGAGTTGCCGGAAAATGTGGTAGAGTTTGTTGCCCATCAGATTGATAATAGTGTACGTGAGTTAGAAGGAGCCATGGTTTCTCTATTAGCACAATCTACGCTCAACAAAAAGGAGATCGATCTGAATCTAGCGAAATCCATGCTGAAGAACTTTGTGAAAAATACCAGCAAAGAAATCTCGATGGATTATATCCAAAAACTGGTATGTGAGTATTTTGAAGTGCCGGTAGAGATGGTCAAATCCAAAGTGAGAAAACGCGAGATTGTACAAGCGCGTCAGATCTCTATGTATCTGGCGAAGAACCACACCAAATCCTCTTTGAAGTCTATCGGTAACTTTTTTGGCGGTCGTGATCACTCCACGGTTATCTACGCTTGCCAAACCGTAGAAGATCTGATCGAAACGGACAAGAAATTCAAAACCTACGTACAAGACATTCAAAAAAAGCTGAAAGCTTCGTAG
- a CDS encoding glycoside hydrolase family 3 N-terminal domain-containing protein, with the protein MFKETRNILLMAGLGLCLSTSKSIAQETFRYKDARLNTSERTADLLSHMTLEEKVGQLLCPLGWEMYTKEGSTVTYSEKYKNLLDKQHVGMFWAVFRADPWTQKTLENGLTPTLAAEAANAMQRYAVEETRLGIPIFIAEEAPHGHMAIGTTVFPTGIGMASTWNPTLQEQVSAISAKEVRLQGGHIGYGPVLDLSRDPRWSRVEETYGEDPVLSGTMGAAAAKGAGAGDLKNPYSVISTIKHFIAYGIPEGGHNGNSAIIGQRELHESFLPPFFKTVEAGALSVMTAYNSIDGIPCTADGYLLTDVLRKDWGFDGFVVSDLGSIDGIYSSHRVASSLQEAGTMALEAGVDVDLGARPFGELIAAIESGKIDIAKIDSAAARVLRLKFDMGLFENPYRDPREAGREVRSKKHVAISHKAAQESIVLLENKNNVLPLSAKKVKKIAVIGPNANTPYNQLGDYTAPQERAVIRTVLDGIKAKVPSADVIFAKGTAIRDTTQSDIEAAVQAALQSDVAVVVVGGSSARDFETKYIETGAAVADATSLSDMESGEGFDRSTLDLLGDQIQLLEAIKKTGKPMIVVYIQGRPLNMNWAHENADALLNAWYPGQEGGNAIADVIFGDYNPAGRMPISVPRSVGQLPVYYNKKVPKGHDYVETLGSPLYTFGYGKSFTEFSYSGLEVNHRADGGLEVTLQVKNTGARDGDEVVQLYIRDEFASTVQPIKQLKKFDRIHLAAGKSKKVVFQLHPEDLSVINPKMERVMEAGSFHVMVGASADDIRLDEHVEIKNTVQLPMYGKVK; encoded by the coding sequence ATGTTTAAAGAAACTCGAAACATCCTATTAATGGCAGGCTTGGGATTGTGCTTAAGTACGTCGAAAAGTATAGCGCAAGAAACATTTCGATATAAAGATGCACGCTTGAATACGAGTGAGCGTACAGCAGATCTTTTGAGCCACATGACGCTCGAAGAAAAGGTCGGACAATTGCTCTGTCCGCTTGGTTGGGAAATGTACACCAAGGAAGGCAGTACGGTTACGTATTCTGAAAAATATAAAAATCTGTTGGATAAGCAGCATGTAGGCATGTTTTGGGCAGTCTTTCGTGCAGATCCATGGACGCAGAAAACATTAGAAAATGGACTTACTCCGACATTAGCAGCCGAAGCAGCTAACGCCATGCAACGCTATGCCGTAGAAGAAACGCGTTTAGGTATACCAATTTTCATCGCCGAAGAAGCACCACATGGTCATATGGCCATCGGTACCACCGTTTTTCCAACCGGTATTGGTATGGCTTCTACATGGAATCCGACTTTACAAGAACAGGTTTCGGCGATATCAGCGAAGGAAGTTCGTTTGCAAGGCGGACATATTGGCTACGGCCCAGTATTGGATCTTTCGCGTGATCCTCGCTGGTCAAGAGTAGAAGAAACGTACGGTGAAGATCCGGTGTTGAGTGGAACCATGGGTGCTGCAGCGGCAAAAGGAGCTGGTGCAGGCGATTTAAAGAATCCGTATTCGGTGATATCCACCATCAAGCATTTCATTGCTTATGGGATACCAGAAGGCGGCCATAATGGGAATAGTGCAATCATCGGGCAACGGGAATTGCACGAGAGCTTTCTTCCGCCGTTTTTTAAAACAGTAGAAGCAGGTGCTTTATCGGTAATGACCGCCTATAACTCCATTGATGGAATACCCTGTACTGCGGATGGCTATTTGTTGACCGATGTATTGCGCAAGGACTGGGGTTTTGATGGTTTTGTGGTTTCCGACCTGGGAAGTATTGATGGCATTTATTCCAGTCATCGCGTAGCGTCTTCCCTACAAGAAGCAGGTACGATGGCGCTGGAAGCAGGTGTGGACGTGGATTTAGGTGCACGCCCGTTTGGGGAACTTATCGCAGCGATCGAATCAGGAAAAATAGATATCGCTAAAATTGATAGTGCAGCGGCTCGTGTGTTACGTTTGAAATTTGATATGGGGTTGTTTGAAAATCCCTATCGTGATCCGAGAGAGGCTGGACGTGAGGTAAGAAGCAAAAAGCACGTAGCCATATCGCATAAAGCAGCGCAAGAGTCAATCGTCTTGCTCGAAAATAAAAATAACGTATTACCACTCTCGGCAAAGAAAGTGAAAAAGATTGCCGTAATAGGCCCGAATGCGAATACGCCTTACAACCAGCTGGGCGATTACACCGCACCACAAGAACGCGCGGTGATCCGGACGGTATTGGATGGGATAAAAGCCAAAGTGCCTTCTGCAGATGTAATCTTTGCCAAAGGCACCGCTATTCGAGACACTACGCAGTCTGATATCGAGGCAGCGGTACAAGCAGCTTTGCAATCTGATGTGGCGGTAGTTGTAGTTGGTGGTTCTAGTGCACGTGATTTCGAAACCAAATACATCGAAACTGGCGCGGCAGTTGCCGATGCTACATCGCTCAGTGATATGGAAAGTGGTGAAGGTTTCGATCGGTCCACCCTAGATTTGTTAGGTGACCAAATCCAATTATTGGAAGCTATTAAAAAAACAGGTAAACCCATGATCGTGGTGTACATCCAGGGAAGACCGCTAAACATGAATTGGGCACATGAAAATGCAGATGCCTTGTTGAATGCCTGGTATCCAGGTCAGGAAGGCGGCAATGCCATTGCTGATGTGATTTTTGGAGATTATAATCCAGCGGGCAGAATGCCGATATCCGTTCCACGCTCGGTGGGTCAACTTCCTGTATATTACAATAAAAAAGTGCCTAAAGGGCATGATTATGTAGAAACATTGGGCTCGCCTTTGTATACTTTTGGTTATGGGAAAAGCTTCACCGAATTTAGCTATAGCGGCTTGGAAGTGAACCATCGTGCAGATGGAGGCTTGGAAGTGACGCTTCAAGTGAAAAATACTGGAGCACGTGATGGGGATGAGGTGGTGCAGTTGTATATACGTGATGAATTTGCTTCTACAGTACAGCCTATCAAGCAGTTAAAGAAATTTGATCGGATTCATTTGGCTGCAGGAAAATCCAAGAAAGTCGTCTTCCAATTACATCCGGAAGACTTATCTGTCATTAATCCGAAGATGGAGCGCGTGATGGAAGCTGGAAGTTTTCATGTGATGGTGGGTGCCTCCGCAGATGATATTCGTCTGGACGAGCATGTCGAGATCAAAAATACGGTGCAGCTACCTATGTACGGAAAAGTGAAATAA
- the lpxK gene encoding tetraacyldisaccharide 4'-kinase has protein sequence MIGLLRWLLLPISLLYGCVVWLRNFLYDRGIWHSKSYPVRSIVIGNLAVGGSGKTPMTECLIRWFNSDYKIATLSRGYGRKTKGFRYVQIDDSAIATGDEPLQFKRKFPQLTVAVCEDRRTGIETLLSEHNLILLDDAYQHRRVAASCNILLFEYASLLGPIIPLPTGNFRDILPQAKRAHIIVITKIPKDLSVHQRAAIIKRLRKHSDAPIYFASIAYGAPKALSRPNDMTTNSSLVELRDKHVLLVTGIANPTPLIDYVRQQAQSVRNIALPDHHVFTPTDYEQIQVSYTQLASQGDTILITTEKDVQRLSIHSLASIPCYYIPITFVFDEEDHIRQDVINTLARYSVNEP, from the coding sequence ATGATTGGCCTGTTGCGCTGGCTTCTGTTGCCTATTTCGCTCTTATACGGCTGCGTCGTCTGGCTACGCAATTTCTTGTATGATCGGGGCATATGGCACAGCAAATCTTATCCAGTCCGGAGTATCGTAATAGGTAACCTTGCTGTGGGTGGTAGCGGCAAAACTCCAATGACTGAATGCCTAATCCGATGGTTCAACAGCGATTACAAAATAGCGACGTTGAGCCGTGGATACGGCCGTAAAACAAAAGGGTTTCGTTATGTACAAATAGATGATAGTGCGATCGCAACAGGCGATGAACCTTTACAATTTAAACGGAAGTTTCCTCAACTCACTGTGGCGGTGTGTGAAGACCGTCGTACGGGCATAGAAACCTTGCTTAGCGAACATAATCTTATCCTGCTGGACGATGCCTATCAGCATCGCCGTGTGGCTGCTAGCTGCAATATTTTGCTGTTCGAATATGCTTCTTTACTTGGCCCGATTATCCCGCTGCCTACCGGAAATTTTCGGGATATATTGCCGCAGGCAAAAAGAGCACATATTATCGTAATCACTAAAATCCCAAAAGATCTATCTGTACATCAGCGCGCCGCTATCATAAAGAGATTAAGGAAACATAGTGATGCGCCTATTTACTTTGCTTCTATTGCATACGGAGCCCCTAAAGCCCTTTCGCGGCCAAATGATATGACGACTAATTCATCATTGGTGGAACTGAGGGACAAGCATGTACTATTGGTCACCGGAATTGCTAATCCGACTCCGCTCATAGACTACGTACGCCAACAAGCTCAATCAGTACGAAATATTGCTTTGCCGGATCATCATGTATTTACACCGACAGATTACGAACAGATTCAAGTTAGCTACACGCAATTGGCGTCTCAAGGAGATACGATACTTATTACAACGGAGAAAGATGTACAACGATTGTCTATCCATTCTCTGGCGAGTATACCCTGTTATTATATACCGATTACCTTTGTTTTCGATGAAGAAGACCACATCCGCCAAGATGTAATTAACACATTAGCCCGTTATAGTGTAAATGAACCTTAA
- a CDS encoding gliding motility lipoprotein GldH, whose translation MLRVHSMIYLGFFLGLLLLASCDPHIAYEKNTRINDCRWNRDSVAQFDVHIVDASQPYEVSVTIRHNNFYPYNNLVFSLEQRPALKDDTTGTVELSLAKSDGRWIGQSAGNLYLINHTVLERYHFPDTGMYQFSVKHHMEDHQLRGITDVGLKIAQKP comes from the coding sequence ATGCTGAGAGTGCATAGTATGATATATCTTGGCTTTTTTTTAGGACTATTGTTGCTGGCATCCTGTGATCCGCATATTGCGTACGAGAAAAATACAAGGATCAACGATTGTCGCTGGAATCGGGACTCTGTAGCCCAATTCGATGTACACATCGTGGATGCTTCTCAGCCGTATGAAGTATCGGTTACTATTCGGCATAATAATTTTTACCCCTATAATAACCTAGTATTTTCTTTAGAACAGCGGCCTGCTTTGAAAGATGATACTACAGGTACGGTAGAGCTTTCTTTGGCCAAGTCCGATGGCCGATGGATTGGCCAATCTGCCGGAAACCTGTATCTTATTAATCACACCGTTTTAGAAAGATATCACTTCCCAGATACCGGTATGTACCAATTTTCCGTAAAGCATCATATGGAAGATCACCAACTGAGAGGCATCACAGATGTGGGGTTAAAAATTGCTCAGAAGCCATGA
- the ricT gene encoding regulatory iron-sulfur-containing complex subunit RicT, translating to MTSGCNKLDVYDWLTDMDLPSNYKPFDIVEVRFKGSRKEFFVNTENLYLEMGEMVAVEPSTGGYDIGHVSLTGELVRLQLKKNRVKGEDVVKKVYRKANEKDVEKFNAAKELEWETMHRARKLALDLGLSMKISDVDYQGDKTKATFFYTAEGRVDFRELIKRMAESFRIRIEMRQIGMRQEASRLGGIGSCGRELCCSTWLTDFKTVSTSAARYQNLSLNTLKLAGQCGKLKCCLNYELDSYMDALKDIPTDIDRIDTEIGMAYLQKTDIFKKTMWFSYPKAENWIPLTVDKVREFVQMNKGGQKPAELLYVEPEETKVKPINYDYENVVGQDSLTRLDDRNKKKRRKKKPVAKTAGGDTENRSSENRPPRPPKPPQAKGDKGNAENQKPRAAATGDATEGTARPRPKRRNNNNRNRDRRNNNDSKPE from the coding sequence ATGACCAGCGGATGCAATAAATTGGATGTTTACGATTGGCTGACCGACATGGATCTGCCCTCTAATTATAAACCGTTTGACATAGTAGAAGTTCGTTTCAAAGGATCTAGAAAGGAATTCTTTGTAAATACTGAAAACCTATACCTGGAAATGGGTGAAATGGTTGCAGTAGAACCATCTACCGGTGGCTACGATATCGGACACGTATCGCTGACAGGCGAACTCGTACGATTACAGCTGAAAAAGAACCGGGTGAAGGGCGAAGATGTGGTGAAGAAAGTGTATCGCAAAGCCAACGAGAAAGACGTAGAAAAATTTAACGCAGCGAAAGAGCTGGAGTGGGAAACCATGCACCGTGCCCGAAAATTGGCGTTAGATCTGGGGTTATCGATGAAAATCTCGGATGTAGATTATCAAGGTGATAAAACGAAGGCGACCTTTTTCTACACGGCCGAAGGCCGGGTGGATTTTCGGGAATTGATCAAACGAATGGCAGAATCGTTTCGCATTCGCATCGAAATGCGACAAATTGGTATGCGTCAGGAAGCGAGCCGATTAGGTGGTATTGGCTCTTGTGGCCGTGAACTATGTTGCTCTACCTGGCTGACGGACTTTAAAACAGTCTCTACCTCAGCTGCTCGGTATCAGAATCTTTCTTTGAATACGTTGAAGCTGGCTGGGCAGTGTGGTAAATTGAAATGCTGTCTGAACTACGAGTTGGACAGTTATATGGATGCCCTGAAGGATATTCCGACAGATATTGATCGCATTGACACGGAGATCGGGATGGCATACCTGCAAAAAACCGATATTTTTAAGAAAACAATGTGGTTTTCGTACCCAAAAGCGGAAAACTGGATTCCATTGACCGTAGATAAGGTGCGGGAATTCGTACAGATGAACAAAGGCGGACAAAAACCAGCAGAGCTTCTTTACGTAGAACCGGAAGAAACCAAGGTGAAGCCAATCAATTACGACTATGAGAACGTAGTCGGACAAGATAGTCTGACCCGCCTAGACGACCGCAACAAGAAGAAACGCCGTAAGAAAAAGCCTGTAGCTAAAACTGCTGGTGGAGATACAGAAAACAGATCGTCGGAAAATCGTCCTCCGCGTCCTCCAAAACCACCACAGGCTAAGGGAGATAAAGGGAATGCAGAAAATCAAAAACCAAGAGCTGCCGCTACTGGCGACGCTACAGAAGGAACTGCTAGGCCGCGTCCAAAAAGACGGAATAACAACAATAGAAACCGAGACAGAAGAAATAATAACGATAGTAAGCCGGAATAG
- a CDS encoding DNA polymerase III subunit delta', translating into MRFEKIIGHDSVKQHLVRTVQDNRVSHAQLFLGPEGSGSLALAIAYAQYINCEDKREADSCGVCASCRKYEKLIHPDLHFSYPFFAKSSGEVAINYIEAWRQAFTENPYLGMNTWRQQFDAQNKQANINIAEVHDIIKKLSFKTFEAEYKVLIMWLPEYLDTQGNALLKLIEEPPEKTLFLLVAENQDRILNTIISRTQLVKIHKLSHTDVDRYLTKEKGVDPLKAGEISFLADGNLQSALELLHSDSNAYFDLMIQWLRLVVTDTGLKLIQLSEIDFPKLGRENQKNFLMYTVGMMRQIVLKSQGLESLIFLQDKELDFITKFSEIFTLEQLSAGVDLLEKTHYAVERNANAKILFLDLSLQLVLLFKYKTFRQEADSIYI; encoded by the coding sequence ATGCGTTTTGAAAAAATAATAGGTCACGACAGCGTTAAACAACATCTTGTTCGTACAGTTCAGGATAACCGGGTAAGCCATGCCCAATTATTTCTTGGGCCCGAGGGTTCCGGCTCGTTAGCGTTGGCCATTGCGTACGCACAATACATTAATTGCGAAGACAAGCGAGAAGCAGATAGCTGCGGAGTGTGTGCCTCTTGCCGCAAGTACGAAAAGCTAATCCATCCGGATTTGCACTTCTCTTATCCCTTTTTTGCTAAATCGTCTGGCGAAGTTGCCATCAATTATATTGAGGCTTGGCGACAGGCTTTTACAGAAAACCCATACCTAGGGATGAATACATGGCGTCAGCAGTTTGATGCACAAAACAAACAGGCAAACATCAACATTGCGGAAGTACATGATATCATTAAGAAATTAAGTTTCAAGACCTTCGAAGCGGAGTATAAGGTGCTGATTATGTGGTTACCAGAATACCTGGATACACAAGGAAATGCTCTGTTGAAACTCATTGAAGAACCGCCCGAGAAAACGCTGTTTTTGCTGGTGGCAGAAAATCAGGATCGTATTCTGAACACCATCATCTCCCGGACACAACTGGTAAAAATTCACAAGTTATCGCATACCGACGTTGATCGGTACCTCACGAAAGAAAAGGGGGTAGATCCACTCAAAGCGGGAGAAATATCTTTTTTGGCGGACGGCAACCTGCAATCGGCATTGGAGCTGTTGCATAGTGATAGCAACGCTTACTTCGATCTGATGATCCAATGGCTGCGTTTGGTCGTTACAGATACGGGGCTCAAGCTGATTCAATTGTCGGAAATTGACTTCCCAAAATTGGGGCGCGAAAACCAGAAAAACTTCCTGATGTACACTGTTGGCATGATGCGTCAGATCGTACTGAAATCACAGGGACTGGAAAGTTTGATTTTCCTGCAAGACAAAGAATTGGATTTTATTACTAAATTTAGTGAAATATTTACACTGGAACAATTAAGCGCAGGGGTAGATCTACTGGAAAAAACGCACTACGCCGTAGAGCGAAATGCAAATGCTAAAATATTATTTTTAGACCTATCTTTGCAGTTAGTTTTATTGTTCAAATACAAAACGTTCCGCCAAGAGGCGGACTCAATATATATATAG